The following is a genomic window from Phaseolus vulgaris cultivar G19833 chromosome 6, P. vulgaris v2.0, whole genome shotgun sequence.
aattaactgAAGTTATACATCATTTCAGTTATTCTTCTTTTACACTAAAGTCATGCACAATCACACAATTTCAATTTTAGATaaattgttttcatatatttaaatagAAGCTTGGTAATCTGAAATCAAGATAAATGTAAAAGTTAGAGTGTTTACCTTAATAAGGCAAATGAAGtggtaaattatttaaaatactaTGTAACCATTTgatgaataaatatattaagtaaaaaattaatgcattaaaaaattatttaataaattttgttaaagaattatgtaattaaaaatatgttttagtaACTTTCATCggttataaaagataaattaaaatttaatttaaaaaattataaacaatgtTAATAAAAGATTGTTATTTAAACAATTGTGTTACATTGTAAAATTATTTAGTAggcaattaatttaaaaaaacaaatgtttTGTTAGTTTAATAGGAAATAGAgggtgcatgatatgtatgatatgagagataaagaagaagaaggatggCCTTATCTTCAAGCTCCTTCTTTTCAACTCTGAACACCACATCTTCACTACCCCATTTCCATGCCCCAaagctttcttcttcttcttctcacttcCCAACAACCCCCACCACTACCCTTCTCCCTCAGTCTCACAAATGGAGAGCAAAGGTTTCATTTTTCACTTCCTTCTTGAAGAAAGGGAAAGATGCCAAGATTATCAAGGAAGAACTCCTTCAGGCCATTGCACTGCTTGATCGAGGGGCTGATGCCACTCTGCAAGACCAGCAAACGGTTGATCAGGTTTGTgtctacttatatattataaaatgctCTAATTAGTAAAACCGGGTTTATGAGGTGAAGTTTTTCCagttatataatatgaaatgaaATGCTCTGATCCGTAGTTGATTGTGAACTCCAACACATCCGACAATGTATTTATGGATAATCTGATAATGTCTGTGAATGGCCTGATTACCGCCATCAAATACTCGTTAGAATAAACCTAAAATAACTCTCATAAGATATGAGAAATAGACTTCTCATACTAATGAGTGTATTCTTTTGGTTTGTTTAACTAGTAGTGCTGCTTACTTTGTCTATGGAACTCTACACAGTTCGTGAAACTCCAATTTTGATAAATAATGTTGTGGTTTTTTATGATTAGTTTTCTCTCAGGAGAATTGTGGCCAATTTTCCAACTTCACTTGCATTTTTATTCTTGATTCGGAGCAAATTTTGTCTGAATAGATTGCTAGCGAACTTGAGGAAGTTAGTCCAATAAAGGAACCCCTAAAGTCTAACCTATTGGATGGAAAGTGGGAGCTTATATACACTACATCGCAGTCAATCTTGCAAACCAAGGTAAACAATTTTTTCCCTAGCTTAAATTcatgtttatgtttatattcAGGTGATAAATCATTCAAGCAAAATTAAACTAAACTTTGAACAATTTTAGAAAACACTTACCTCAACTTTAGATTAGTTTTTTAAAGCTGAATTGCCCCTAAATTAGACCTTTAAACTCGTGCAttagactatatatttatgagtgGTCCGTGTAAGTCTAATATTTATGAGTGGTCTGTGTGAACTGATAAGTTCAACAAATTCCTGCTAAGATAGACTCTAAATGACTCTTATGTCATATTAAAGAATGAACTTTAatcctaactcaaccttataaaacgagtttataaagtgaggtttgcattcatttatataatatgaaatgtcGTTATCTCTAGTAAAcatgagatctccaacaatagTAGCTTGTGAAATTGACAAATATGGAAAATATGCTATAAAATAAGAAGTTTAATGAGAATAGTTCAAACACTTTGTAGTTCAAGCAAGTTGAAGAGTCTATAAGGAATTTGGAGTAGTCCAATGCAATTCACCGGATTTGTTGGCAATTCAGTTTAATTGAGTGGAACCACTTTTACATCTCAATTCAGTTCTGcaataatttaattcaaatcATGCATATACCCACCCCTGTCTAAGATATGTTAGATACTATGCTGCAGCTAATGTTTGCAAGCATATTGCAGGTTGTTTCCTTCTTTTCTGTGTTCAAAAGTTATTTTTGGAGCAAAGAATCATGTTCATATTAATtgttaaatcaaattaaaagagaaaagtatTATGAGTTGTGATCAATTTAACTATATAACGCTTGATTTGATATTTGAGGATAGAAATCTAACCAGAGTAATAATTTAAGAGAATAAAATTTTACCCTAGATATGATACAATCAACTCCTGTACTTTATATGCAATAAATGGAGTTTAAGAACCTTACTCTTTGATTTGGAGAGTTCATAATAATAGTATATCATAAATGTTTGGTATTGATTGAAGAAATGTACATTTAGTTGTAGAAAAAATATACAACCACCTGAAAATTTTAGAAAGATAgattttcttgtttttggttttAAATTCCCCCCACAATATGGAATTGTCTATTTAATACTGTTCAGTAGTTAAGATTATCTGTCTAATTGTTTTCTCTTTATCAGATATGATACAAACATATAATATTAACCATTATATACATGATTAAGCACCAAAGGTAGAATATTCAAAAATCTACCATTATAGCTCCACACCTACTCTAACGATGTTACTTAGGTCTCCCACTTTGTCTATAGTTAATATAAGATCAATATGTTGGAGATTACACATCGATTAAAGAtaagaacatttcatagtatataagtgagtataAACTTCATCTTATGAGTGGTTCAGTCATTTATTAGCCATCGCATTAGTATCAAAACTAGTTTCTGTATGTTTTAGTGTTCATAATGAAGGAAGTGCACAATACTGTTTCCTATGCtgtaatagattttttttaagaaaatctctACCTTGCCATCTACCAATTTTTGGCTGTTAACTTTTTCAAGAATGTGATAACAGAGACCAAAGTTATTGAGATCAGTTGCAAATTATCAAGCAATCAATGTGGATACCCTAAGGGCCCAAAATATGGAATCTTGGCCATTCTTCAACCAGgtaaaacttgtgaaatttgaGACAACTTTTCCCTATTAATGCATTCTCACTTTGACAATCTTGTGTAAACATAAAGTCAATATTGTGTAGGTAACAGCGGATTTAACACCTCTAAATCCAAAGAAAGTGGCTGTAAAATTTGATACTTTCAAAATTGGAGGCATTGTAAGTATTCAGTTCAGAGTCTCAATAGTTATCATTGAAATTCTATTTTGGCTAACATTAGATTTAAAGGAGTGAGTAAAGTTTTGCAAATTCTGCAAAGGTTTTTATGCAAAATTCCATTAATCTAATAAGTTCCAACAAATTCCATTAGAAGGTGTTTATGTGAGATGTTggtttttggattttttttccgGTGTTTTCCTTcagttttgtgtttgttttggaCTTTCTGGTTTGAAGGCTTCTCTTGAGATTCTGAGTCTGTTGGGTGTTAGTTTAATCATGGGTTGAGGTTATTTGAATGTGTCATGTATGTTTCTTAtggtatgtataagggttggatcatTTGatccttatttatttatttattctttcttgttgataaaaaaaaaaatattactcaCAGTTTTCTACCCCTTTAATTTTGACCTGATTAAGTACCCTAATGAATGAATGAGTGATATGTATGTATATTTCTGCCCTGTAGTAGAAATAATAGGTTCTGAGCATGATCTATTCCATCACAATGTACACATGCAGATACCTATTAAAGCACCTGGAAGAGCTCGTGGGGAACTGGAAATAACATATTTGGATGAAGAACTGCGGTGAGTTACCAGTTAGATTTCATGTAGAGAATATTTTAGTTGGATTCATGTTTATTCTTTTTTTGgagaaagatttttgaacccaTTGGACGACCTTGCTTATCTTATTGTAGGAGATCTCATGTCAATTAAAGATTATGatgtttcataatatataagtgggtgtaaacttcaccttataagccggttttatgagattgagttagacttaaagttcatttcttaatatgatatcagaaccatttcaagtctatctcaACAAttgtttgttggacttatcaagCCATCTGCTATAGAGTCATTATCGGAtcatccataatatatagtctcacgcacgagttggtagtgtCGGCGTGAGGGTGTGTTGGATCTCATatcaactagagattagaacatttcatagtatataagtgcgtgcaaacctcaccttataaaccGGTATTATGAAATTAAGTTAGGCTTAATATCCACTTCTTAATACTTATCTCCATTGTAATTGTTTTCCTTGTCATCTGGTATAGATATCAAAAACTCATTGTCATAATGATGTAACAGGGTATCAAGAGGCGATAAAGGAAACTTGTTCGTATTGAAAATGGTGGATCCATCTTACAGAGTTCCTGTATGATGGCATTGTCAGCATTGCAGGGCAACACTTGTGTTCAAGCACTCTCTGTACAAAGAGATAAAAGCAAGTATGAAGATGATCTTAATCTCTAAATGAGTTCTACTCTTTTACCCTTTGAAATTTGTAATATTGTACTATGTGGGAAAATGTATGATTCAAAGTGGTTAACCATGTTTATGGATTTAACTCCTCCAAAAAAAGTTTCAAGTGAAAAGGTTGGTCACTAATTTGAATACATATATGAATTTATCTATATACTTTAAGTGTATCAGATCCaatatttatttagtataaTGTGAGATGCTAACATTCAAattttcagaagaaaaaaaatgtttgtgtttaatatttaatagaCATATCTTAAACAAGATTTTTTCTGAAGAGATGAGTAAAGATGtgataaataaatagaaaacataGCA
Proteins encoded in this region:
- the LOC137832871 gene encoding probable plastid-lipid-associated protein 4, chloroplastic → MALSSSSFFSTLNTTSSLPHFHAPKLSSSSSHFPTTPTTTLLPQSHKWRAKVSFFTSFLKKGKDAKIIKEELLQAIALLDRGADATLQDQQTVDQIASELEEVSPIKEPLKSNLLDGKWELIYTTSQSILQTKRPKLLRSVANYQAINVDTLRAQNMESWPFFNQVTADLTPLNPKKVAVKFDTFKIGGIIPIKAPGRARGELEITYLDEELRVSRGDKGNLFVLKMVDPSYRVPV